In Dermacentor variabilis isolate Ectoservices unplaced genomic scaffold, ASM5094787v1 scaffold_15, whole genome shotgun sequence, a single genomic region encodes these proteins:
- the LOC142567937 gene encoding uncharacterized protein LOC142567937 produces MQRRLAADFATQLSKTTCAASLSDRQQRPQRATLGLHLLVGTRYAAGIAGIFLLAALTYRRSLGPGRVVHAPSSTERLTAVSSTEKAALVILDVNGLVHPRRRSSLQLPHPRRWFTAGGWSWPLVQRIAVPGDAFTNPGFSKPPPTA; encoded by the exons ATGCAGCGACGACTGGCCGCGGATTTCGCCACGCAGCTCAGCAAGACAACATGTGCGGCGTCGctcagcgatcggcagcagcgtCCGCAAAGGGCTACGCTCGGTCTCCACCTCCTTGTGGGCACGCGATACGCGGCAGGCATCGCGGGAATTTTCCTACTGGCGGCTCTCACGTATCGGCGTTCCCTTGGTCCGGGGAGAGTTGTCCACGCGCCTTCGTCGACGGAACGGCTGACAG CGGTAAGCAGCACAGAAAAGGCGGCCCTTGTCATTCTGGACGTGAATGGGTTGGTGCACCCACGGCGTCGCTCTTCGCTCCAGCTTCCGCACCCAAGACGGTGGTTCACAGCAGGCGGATGGAGCTGGCCGCTGGTGCAGCGTATTGCCGTCCCAGGCGACGCCTTCACCAACCCCGGGTTCTCGAAGCCTCCGCCCACCGCCTGA